From one Neofelis nebulosa isolate mNeoNeb1 chromosome 4, mNeoNeb1.pri, whole genome shotgun sequence genomic stretch:
- the LOC131511078 gene encoding olfactory receptor 7G3-like, with amino-acid sequence MESENQTEVSEFLLLGLSEDPELQPLLFGLFLSMYLVSVLGNLLIILAVSSDSHLHTPMYFFLSNLSFVDISFTSTIVPKMLVNIQTQSKSITYGGCLIQVYFFMVFICMDNLLLTTMAYDRYVAICHPLYYRVIMNPHLCGLLILLSLFISIMNALLHSLMLVHLSFCTDLKIPHFFCELAQILELACSDTLINNILVYLVTSLLGVGPLSGIIFSYTRIISSILRIPSTGGKFKAFSTCGSHLSVVCLFYGTCVGVYLSSASSLSARKRAVASVMYTVVTPMMNPFIYSLRNRDIKGALRKLISGMSSFS; translated from the coding sequence TCCTGTTTGGGCTGTTCCTGTCCATGTACCTGGTCAGCGTGCTCGGGAACCTGCTCATTATCCTGGCCGTCAGCTCTgactcccacctccacacccccatgtacttcttcctctccaacctGTCCTTTGTCGACATCTCCTTCACCTCCACTATAGTCCCCAAAATGTTGGTGAACATCCAAACACAGAGCAAATCTATCACTTATGGAGGCTGTCTCATTCAAGTATACTTTTTCATGGTTTTTATATGTATGGACAATTTACTCCTAACTACGATGGCTtatgaccgctatgtggccatctgccaCCCTCTGTATTACAGGGTCATCATGAACCCTCACCTCTGTGGCCTGCTGATTCTTCTCTCCTTGTTCATTAGCATTATGAATGCCCTGCTCCACAGTCTGATGCTGGTGCACCTGTCCTTCTGCACAGACTTGAAAATCCCCCATTTCTTCTGTGAGCTTGCTCAAATCCTTGAACTTGCCTGTTCTGATACCCTGATCAATAACATCCTGGTGTATTTAGTGACTAGCCTGTTGGGTGTTGGTCCTCTCTCAGGGATAATTTTCTCTTACACCCGAATTATCTCCTCCATCTTGAGAATCCCATCAACTGGTGGAAAGTTCAAAGCTTTTTCCACCTGTGGGTCTCACCTGTCTGTTGTTTGCTTATTCTATGGGACTTGTGTTGGAGTCTACCTTAGTTctgcatcttctctctctgccaggaAGAGGGCAGTGGCCTCAGTGATGTACACGGTAGTCACTCCCATGATGAACCCCTTtatctacagcctgaggaacaggGACATCAAGGGAGCCTTGAGGAAACTCATCTCTGGAATGTCTTCGTTTTCATGA